The following coding sequences lie in one Mycobacterium sp. DL440 genomic window:
- a CDS encoding MaoC/PaaZ C-terminal domain-containing protein gives MLRAVVGALPFIPRDETLPARTVTVDNLPIDPANVAAYAQVTGLRFGDTLPLTYPFALTFPTVMSLVTGFDFPFAAMGSVHIENHITQYKPIKVTDAVSAAVHAENLREHRKGLLVDIVTELKVGNDTVWHQVTTFLHQQRTSLSGEPKPEPQKQPKLPPPNAVLNITAGQIRNYAAIGGDHNPIHTNAIAAKLFGFPTVIAHGMFSAAAVLSNIEGQLPDAVKYSVRFAKPVVLPAKAGLYVERGADGWELTLRNLSKGYPHLSATVSPL, from the coding sequence ATGCTCCGGGCCGTCGTGGGGGCGTTGCCGTTCATCCCGCGCGACGAGACCCTGCCGGCCCGCACCGTCACAGTCGACAACCTGCCCATCGACCCGGCCAACGTTGCCGCCTATGCGCAGGTGACCGGGCTGCGGTTCGGCGACACCCTGCCGCTGACCTACCCGTTCGCGCTGACCTTCCCGACGGTCATGTCGCTGGTCACTGGATTCGATTTCCCGTTCGCCGCAATGGGTTCGGTGCACATCGAAAACCACATCACCCAGTACAAGCCGATCAAGGTGACCGATGCCGTCAGCGCGGCCGTGCATGCGGAGAACCTGCGTGAACACCGCAAGGGACTGCTGGTGGACATCGTCACCGAGCTCAAGGTCGGCAACGACACGGTGTGGCACCAGGTGACGACGTTCCTGCACCAGCAGCGGACCAGCCTGTCCGGTGAACCGAAGCCGGAGCCGCAGAAGCAGCCGAAGCTGCCGCCACCCAACGCAGTTCTGAACATCACCGCCGGCCAGATCCGGAACTACGCGGCGATCGGCGGGGACCACAACCCGATCCACACCAACGCGATCGCCGCCAAGCTGTTCGGCTTCCCCACCGTCATCGCACATGGGATGTTCAGTGCTGCAGCGGTTCTGTCCAACATCGAGGGACAGCTGCCCGATGCGGTCAAGTACTCGGTGCGGTTCGCCAAGCCGGTGGTGCTGCCGGCCAAGGCCGGGCTCTACGTCGAGCGCGGCGCCGACGGGTGGGAGCTGACCCTACGGAATCTCTCGAAGGGCTACCCGCACCTGTCTGCGACGGTCAGCCCGCTCTGA
- a CDS encoding 3-oxoacyl-ACP reductase, producing MASDLFSQVVNSGPGSFLAKQLGVPQPETLRRYRPGQPPLAGSLLIGGGGRVVEPLRAALAGDYDVVSNNIGGRWADSFGGVVLDATGIADAAGLKELYQFFTPVLRNLASCARVVVIGTTPDQAGSVNAQIAQRALEGFTRSLGKELQRGATASLVYLAADAKPAVTGLESTLRFILSAKSAYVDGQVYRVGAADSTPPGDWDKPLAGKVAVVTGAARGIGATIAEVFARDGATVVAVDVPQAAEDLGKVAEKVGGSALTLDVTSEDAVDAIIAHVTAQHGGKVDVLVNNAGITRDKLLANMDESRWDSVIAVNLLAPQRLTEGLVASGTLGEGGRVIGLSSMAGIAGNRGQTNYAATKAGMIGLTDALAPVLGEKGITINAVAPGFIETKMTDAIPLATREVGRRLNSLFQGGKPVDVAELIAYFASPASNAVTGNTIRVCGQAMLGA from the coding sequence GTGGCTTCCGACCTGTTCTCCCAAGTGGTCAACTCCGGACCCGGATCGTTCCTGGCCAAGCAGCTGGGCGTGCCGCAGCCCGAGACTCTGCGCCGCTACCGCCCCGGCCAGCCGCCCCTGGCCGGCTCCCTGCTCATCGGCGGGGGTGGCCGCGTCGTCGAGCCCCTCCGCGCTGCGCTGGCCGGTGACTACGACGTGGTGTCCAACAACATCGGCGGCCGCTGGGCCGATTCGTTCGGGGGCGTGGTGCTCGACGCCACCGGCATCGCCGACGCCGCCGGACTCAAGGAGCTCTACCAGTTCTTCACCCCGGTGCTGCGCAACCTCGCGTCGTGTGCCCGCGTGGTCGTCATCGGCACCACCCCGGATCAGGCCGGCAGTGTCAACGCCCAGATCGCGCAGCGCGCCCTCGAGGGCTTCACCCGCTCACTGGGCAAGGAACTGCAGCGCGGCGCCACGGCGTCGCTGGTGTACCTCGCCGCAGACGCCAAGCCCGCCGTCACCGGCCTGGAGTCCACCCTGCGCTTCATCCTCTCCGCCAAGTCGGCCTACGTCGACGGGCAGGTGTACCGCGTGGGCGCCGCCGACTCGACCCCGCCGGGCGATTGGGACAAGCCGCTGGCCGGCAAGGTCGCCGTGGTGACGGGTGCGGCGCGCGGCATCGGAGCGACCATCGCCGAGGTGTTCGCGCGTGACGGCGCGACCGTGGTCGCGGTGGACGTGCCCCAGGCCGCCGAAGATCTGGGCAAGGTTGCCGAGAAGGTCGGCGGCAGCGCGCTGACGCTGGACGTCACCTCAGAAGATGCAGTCGACGCGATAATCGCCCATGTCACCGCACAGCACGGTGGCAAGGTCGACGTGCTGGTCAACAACGCCGGTATCACCCGCGACAAGCTGCTGGCCAACATGGACGAGAGCCGTTGGGATTCCGTGATCGCGGTGAACCTTCTTGCCCCGCAGCGACTCACCGAGGGCCTGGTTGCCAGCGGCACGCTCGGCGAGGGCGGCCGGGTGATCGGCCTGTCCTCGATGGCCGGCATCGCCGGTAACCGTGGGCAGACCAACTACGCCGCCACCAAGGCCGGCATGATCGGGCTGACCGATGCGCTGGCACCGGTGCTGGGCGAGAAGGGCATCACGATCAACGCCGTGGCTCCCGGGTTCATCGAGACCAAGATGACCGATGCCATCCCGCTGGCCACCCGTGAGGTCGGCCGTCGGCTGAACTCGCTGTTCCAGGGCGGCAAGCCGGTGGACGTGGCCGAACTGATCGCCTACTTCGCCAGCCCGGCATCGAATGCGGTCACCGGCAACACGATCCGGGTCTGCGGCCAGGCCATGCTGGGAGCCTAG
- a CDS encoding acetyl-CoA C-acetyltransferase, whose amino-acid sequence MANNTTRRRVAVLGGNRIPFARSDGAYANASNQDMFTAALDGLIERFDLAGEQLGAVIGGAVLKHSRDFNLMRECVLGSALSPYTPAFDLQQACGTGLQSAIVAANAIALGQYESAATGGVDTASDAPIAFGNDLRQVLLGLRRAKSNLDRLKLVGKLPAALGVEIPVNSEPRTGMSMGEHAAVTAKKMGVKRVDQDELAAASHRNMAAAYDSGFFDDLVTPFLGLYRDNNLRADSSPEKLAKLKPVFGVKAGDATMTAGNSTPLTDGASVALLASEDWAQAHGHEPLAYFVDGETAAVDYVNGPDGLLMAPTYAVPRLLARNGLTLQDFDFYEIHEAFASVVLATLAAWESDEYCKDRLGLDKALGSIDRAKLNVNGSSLAAGHPFAATGGRIVAQLAKQLAQKKAQTGKPVRGLISVCAAGGQGVTAILEA is encoded by the coding sequence ATGGCCAACAACACGACCCGGCGACGCGTTGCCGTTCTGGGTGGCAACAGGATTCCGTTCGCGCGGTCCGACGGCGCCTATGCCAACGCCTCCAACCAGGACATGTTCACCGCCGCGCTGGACGGGCTGATCGAGCGCTTCGATCTGGCCGGTGAGCAGCTCGGTGCGGTGATCGGCGGGGCGGTACTCAAGCACAGCCGTGACTTCAACCTGATGCGCGAATGCGTGCTGGGCAGCGCTCTGTCGCCCTACACGCCGGCCTTCGACCTGCAGCAGGCCTGCGGCACCGGCCTGCAGTCCGCGATCGTCGCCGCCAACGCCATCGCGCTGGGGCAGTACGAGTCCGCGGCCACCGGTGGTGTGGACACCGCGTCGGACGCGCCCATCGCGTTCGGCAACGACCTGCGTCAGGTGCTGCTGGGCCTGCGCCGGGCGAAGTCCAACCTCGACCGGCTCAAGCTGGTCGGCAAGCTGCCGGCCGCCCTGGGCGTGGAAATCCCGGTCAACAGTGAGCCGCGCACCGGGATGTCGATGGGCGAGCACGCTGCGGTCACCGCCAAGAAGATGGGCGTCAAGCGCGTCGACCAGGACGAACTGGCCGCCGCCAGCCACCGCAACATGGCCGCCGCCTACGACAGCGGCTTCTTCGACGATTTGGTCACCCCATTCCTCGGCCTGTACCGCGACAACAATCTCCGGGCTGATTCCTCGCCGGAGAAACTGGCCAAGCTCAAGCCGGTGTTCGGCGTCAAGGCTGGTGACGCGACCATGACCGCGGGCAACTCGACCCCGCTGACCGACGGTGCCTCGGTGGCGCTGCTGGCCAGTGAGGACTGGGCCCAGGCACACGGCCACGAGCCGCTGGCGTACTTCGTCGACGGGGAGACCGCCGCCGTCGATTACGTCAACGGGCCGGACGGCCTGCTGATGGCACCCACGTACGCGGTGCCCCGCCTGCTCGCCCGCAACGGATTGACGCTGCAGGATTTCGACTTCTACGAGATCCACGAGGCGTTCGCCTCGGTGGTGCTGGCGACGTTGGCGGCCTGGGAATCCGACGAGTACTGCAAGGACCGGCTCGGTCTGGACAAGGCGCTGGGAAGCATCGACCGCGCCAAGCTCAACGTAAACGGCTCCTCGCTCGCAGCGGGTCACCCGTTCGCGGCCACCGGTGGCCGGATCGTGGCGCAACTGGCCAAGCAGCTGGCGCAGAAAAAGGCGCAAACCGGTAAGCCGGTGCGCGGCCTGATCTCCGTCTGTGCGGCGGGTGGGCAGGGCGTCACCGCCATCCTGGAGGCGTAG
- a CDS encoding TIGR03564 family F420-dependent LLM class oxidoreductase yields the protein MQISLIASLSETGGRSPVDATVENLAQLHDEGFRRVWMTQMPYEPDLLTVLAVAFREVDGIEVGTGVIPIQNQHPMLLAQRALTLSLISGGRFLLGLGMTHAAVTEGMWGIPWDKPVRRLREYLDGLQPLLDGEPADAPGETVTTRGALQIPGASAPDVYIAALGPQLLKLAGRRTAGTVTWMTGPTTLAEHVAPTLREAAGDRSVRVVAALPVSVTDDVDGARAQAAKQFAMYGHLPSYRAMLDREGYAGPEDAAIIGDESTVAERIRALGPVGVDEYVGVVFDASPETRARTRALLRSLDS from the coding sequence ATGCAGATCAGCCTCATCGCCTCGCTCAGTGAAACCGGTGGCCGCTCGCCGGTCGACGCCACCGTGGAGAATCTCGCGCAATTGCACGACGAGGGTTTCCGGCGGGTCTGGATGACCCAGATGCCCTATGAACCCGACCTCCTGACCGTGCTGGCGGTCGCGTTTCGTGAGGTCGACGGCATCGAGGTGGGCACCGGTGTCATCCCGATCCAGAATCAGCACCCGATGCTGCTGGCCCAGCGCGCGCTGACGCTCAGCTTGATCAGCGGCGGCCGGTTCCTGCTCGGCCTGGGCATGACGCATGCGGCGGTGACCGAAGGCATGTGGGGCATTCCGTGGGACAAGCCGGTGCGTCGGCTCCGTGAGTATCTGGACGGGTTGCAGCCGCTGCTGGACGGCGAGCCCGCCGATGCGCCGGGGGAGACAGTGACCACGCGCGGCGCCCTGCAGATCCCGGGGGCGTCGGCGCCCGATGTGTACATCGCCGCACTGGGGCCGCAACTGCTCAAACTCGCGGGCCGTCGCACGGCGGGAACCGTGACGTGGATGACGGGCCCGACAACGTTGGCCGAACATGTGGCCCCGACGCTGCGAGAGGCGGCGGGGGACCGCTCGGTACGGGTTGTCGCGGCGCTTCCCGTCAGCGTCACCGACGATGTCGACGGCGCTCGGGCCCAGGCCGCCAAACAGTTCGCGATGTACGGGCATCTGCCGTCCTACCGGGCCATGCTCGACCGGGAGGGTTACGCCGGTCCCGAGGATGCAGCGATCATCGGCGACGAAAGCACTGTGGCAGAACGTATTCGGGCTCTGGGACCGGTCGGTGTCGACGAATATGTCGGGGTGGTGTTCGACGCATCGCCCGAAACCAGGGCGCGGACCAGGGCACTGCTGCGCTCCCTGGACAGCTGA
- a CDS encoding RND family transporter has protein sequence MSGQHAEGEVAGSRTARTIRLLAVPIVLVWVAVAALTNILVPQLEVVGAARSVGLNAPDAPSTMAMRHIGQVFDEFNSDSAAMVVLEGDKPLGDDAHRFYDTLVQRLAQDTKHVEHIQDFWGDPLTAGGSQSKDGKAALVQVYLAGNQGEALSNQSVDAIREIVASTPPPPGVKAYVTGAAPLITDNFEVGSKGTEKVTGITFLVIAVMLLVVYRSLVTMLIMLVTVLIELAAARGVVAALAHSGVIGLSTYSTNLLTLLAIAAGTDYGIFIVGRYHEARSRDMDREAAYYDMFRGTVHVIVGSGLTIAGAVACLHFTRLPYFQTLGIPAAIGVLVTLAAALTLGPAVLTIFSRFGLLEPKRNPRAPRWRRIGTAIVRWPGPILVVSCLIALVGLLALPGYKTSYDGRPYLPESAPANIGYTAATRHFSEARLNPELLMIETDHDMRNPADMLVLERVAKAVLHTRGIALVQSITRPLGTPIKHSSIPFQISAQSASQIMNLGYQQDRAADLLKQAGELSNTINILKQQVTLQQASAAATHEQTQAFHDTVTIVNDLRDKIANFDDQFRPLRNYFYWEPHCFDIPMCAALRSVFDALDGIDKLSDQFGQITASLDKLDALQPKLVALLPPQIAIQERNRDLTLSNYATTAGTNSQSDEALQNSTAMGQAFDSAKNDDSFYLPPEAFDNPDFKRGLKLFLSPDGKAARMIITHEGTPATPEGISHIDALKDSAFDAIKATPLSDAKIYVAGTASAYKDIQDGAKYDLLIAALAAISLILLIMMFITRSIVAALVIVGTVVLSLGASFGLSVLVWQYIFGIQLYWIVLALAIILLLAVGADYNLLLISRFQEEIGAGLKTGVIRAMAGTGRVVTAAGLVFAATMSSFIFSDLIVLGQIGTTIGLGLLFDTLIVRSFMTPSIAALLGRWFWWPQIVRPRPASRMLRPYGSRTSVRRLLEPEPEPTPEGAP, from the coding sequence ATGAGCGGGCAGCACGCAGAAGGTGAAGTTGCCGGTTCCAGGACAGCGCGAACCATTCGCCTGCTCGCCGTACCGATCGTGCTGGTGTGGGTCGCCGTCGCCGCACTGACGAATATCCTTGTGCCGCAATTGGAGGTCGTCGGTGCGGCGCGCTCGGTAGGTCTGAACGCGCCCGACGCGCCATCGACCATGGCGATGCGGCACATCGGTCAGGTCTTCGACGAGTTCAACTCCGACAGCGCAGCCATGGTCGTGCTCGAAGGCGACAAGCCGCTCGGCGACGACGCCCACCGCTTCTACGACACCCTGGTACAGCGACTGGCCCAGGACACCAAGCACGTCGAGCACATTCAGGACTTCTGGGGAGATCCGCTCACCGCGGGCGGCTCGCAGAGCAAGGACGGCAAAGCCGCACTGGTGCAGGTGTATCTCGCCGGCAACCAGGGTGAGGCACTGTCCAACCAATCCGTCGACGCCATCCGCGAAATCGTGGCGAGCACCCCACCACCGCCGGGTGTCAAGGCCTACGTCACCGGCGCCGCACCGCTCATCACCGACAACTTCGAGGTCGGCAGCAAGGGCACCGAAAAGGTCACCGGCATAACCTTCTTGGTCATCGCGGTGATGCTGCTCGTGGTCTACCGCTCGCTGGTCACCATGCTCATCATGCTCGTCACGGTCCTCATCGAGCTGGCTGCCGCGCGCGGTGTCGTCGCCGCGCTCGCGCACTCCGGGGTCATCGGCCTGTCCACCTATTCGACGAATCTGCTGACGCTGTTGGCGATCGCGGCGGGCACGGACTACGGCATCTTCATCGTCGGCCGCTATCACGAAGCGCGTAGCCGTGACATGGACCGAGAAGCCGCGTATTACGACATGTTTCGCGGCACCGTACACGTCATCGTCGGCTCCGGACTGACCATCGCCGGAGCCGTGGCCTGCCTGCACTTCACCCGACTGCCCTATTTCCAGACCTTGGGCATACCCGCCGCCATCGGCGTGCTTGTGACGCTGGCAGCCGCGCTGACGCTGGGCCCCGCCGTACTGACCATTTTCAGCCGGTTCGGACTCCTTGAGCCGAAACGCAACCCACGGGCACCGCGATGGCGCCGCATCGGTACCGCGATCGTGCGTTGGCCCGGTCCCATCCTGGTGGTGTCGTGTCTGATCGCCCTCGTCGGCCTACTCGCCCTGCCGGGCTACAAGACCAGCTACGACGGCCGGCCCTACCTACCGGAATCAGCACCGGCCAACATCGGCTACACCGCTGCCACACGGCACTTCTCAGAAGCCCGCCTGAACCCCGAGCTGCTGATGATCGAAACCGATCACGACATGCGCAACCCCGCCGACATGCTGGTGCTCGAACGCGTTGCCAAGGCAGTTCTGCACACCCGCGGCATTGCCCTGGTCCAGTCGATCACCCGACCGCTGGGCACCCCGATCAAGCACAGCTCCATCCCATTTCAGATCAGCGCGCAAAGCGCCAGCCAGATCATGAATTTGGGCTACCAGCAGGATCGCGCAGCCGATCTGCTCAAGCAGGCAGGCGAGCTGTCCAACACGATCAACATCCTCAAGCAGCAGGTCACACTGCAGCAGGCCAGTGCTGCCGCCACTCATGAGCAGACCCAGGCCTTCCACGACACCGTGACGATCGTGAACGACCTGCGTGACAAGATCGCCAACTTCGACGATCAGTTCCGGCCCCTGCGCAACTACTTCTACTGGGAACCGCACTGCTTCGACATCCCGATGTGCGCGGCGCTGCGGTCGGTGTTCGACGCGCTCGACGGGATCGACAAGCTCAGCGACCAGTTCGGCCAGATCACCGCGAGCTTGGACAAGCTCGACGCCCTCCAGCCGAAACTCGTCGCGCTGCTACCGCCGCAGATCGCCATCCAGGAGCGCAACCGTGACCTGACCCTGTCCAACTACGCCACCACGGCCGGGACCAACTCGCAGTCTGACGAAGCCCTACAGAATTCGACCGCGATGGGACAGGCTTTCGACTCCGCCAAGAACGACGATTCGTTCTATCTACCTCCGGAAGCCTTCGACAATCCGGACTTCAAGCGCGGTCTGAAACTGTTCCTCTCACCCGACGGCAAGGCCGCCCGCATGATCATCACGCATGAGGGCACTCCCGCCACACCCGAGGGCATCTCACACATCGACGCGCTCAAGGACTCCGCGTTCGATGCGATCAAGGCCACGCCCCTGTCGGACGCCAAAATCTACGTAGCCGGAACCGCTTCTGCGTACAAGGACATTCAGGACGGCGCCAAATACGATCTGCTCATCGCCGCATTGGCGGCCATCAGCCTCATCCTGCTCATCATGATGTTCATCACCCGTAGCATTGTCGCGGCGCTTGTCATCGTCGGCACGGTCGTGCTGTCGTTGGGAGCATCGTTCGGTCTGTCAGTCCTGGTGTGGCAGTACATCTTCGGCATCCAGCTGTACTGGATCGTGCTGGCACTCGCCATCATCCTGCTGCTGGCGGTCGGTGCCGACTACAACCTGCTGCTGATATCCCGATTCCAGGAAGAGATCGGGGCCGGGCTCAAAACCGGCGTCATTCGCGCCATGGCCGGCACCGGCCGGGTGGTGACCGCCGCCGGCCTCGTGTTCGCGGCCACCATGTCCTCGTTCATCTTCAGCGATCTCATCGTGCTCGGCCAGATCGGCACCACGATCGGCCTCGGCCTGCTCTTCGACACCCTGATCGTGCGGTCGTTCATGACACCGTCCATCGCCGCGCTGCTCGGCCGGTGGTTCTGGTGGCCACAGATCGTGCGGCCCCGGCCCGCCAGCCGGATGCTGCGCCCGTACGGATCGCGCACCTCGGTGCGCCGCCTCCTCGAACCGGAGCCCGAGCCGACGCCGGAGGGCGCTCCTTAA
- a CDS encoding MmpS family transport accessory protein, producing MQGISVGSLVRRRWTVIVAVLVVAVVAFAVSRLHGIFGSDNEVSRPSADALENTGYNPKRVLFEVFGSPGSVATINYLDIDAQPQRAEDVTLPWSQTLVTDDPTMFADLRAQGDGESIGCRITVNGVVKDERSTDNVNGYIACLDKSA from the coding sequence ATGCAGGGGATCTCGGTAGGAAGCCTGGTCCGGCGACGTTGGACGGTGATCGTTGCCGTACTGGTGGTGGCGGTCGTCGCCTTCGCCGTCAGCCGGCTGCACGGCATATTCGGTTCCGACAACGAGGTGTCACGTCCCAGTGCCGACGCTCTGGAGAACACCGGATACAACCCGAAACGGGTTCTCTTCGAAGTGTTCGGATCACCGGGCTCCGTTGCCACCATCAATTACCTGGACATCGACGCACAACCGCAGCGGGCCGAGGACGTGACGCTGCCGTGGTCGCAGACGCTGGTCACCGATGACCCGACCATGTTCGCCGACCTGCGGGCGCAAGGGGACGGCGAGTCCATCGGGTGCCGCATCACCGTCAACGGTGTGGTCAAGGACGAAAGGTCCACCGATAACGTGAACGGCTACATCGCCTGCCTGGACAAGTCGGCATGA
- a CDS encoding TetR/AcrR family transcriptional regulator, whose amino-acid sequence MERFSVSPASTASSHDVSPPAPASQWTERESELLAVTLRLLQQHGYDRLTVEAVATEAKSSKATIYRRWPSKTELVLAAFIEGTRVQLVPPRTGSLRTDLLSIGASVCAQAREHGSTMSAIMSEVAHSPELSAAMQNQFVLQRKKLMSDVLADAVGRGEIDAAAVHNELWDVMPGYLVFRSLIPGRPPTEATVRALVDDVLMPSLTRF is encoded by the coding sequence ATGGAAAGGTTTTCAGTGTCACCCGCTTCGACCGCCTCATCGCATGACGTCTCACCGCCGGCCCCGGCGTCGCAGTGGACCGAGCGCGAGTCGGAATTGTTGGCGGTGACCCTTCGCCTGTTGCAGCAGCACGGATACGACCGGCTGACCGTGGAAGCCGTGGCGACCGAGGCGAAGTCGAGCAAGGCCACGATCTACCGGCGGTGGCCGTCGAAGACCGAGCTCGTGTTGGCGGCCTTCATCGAGGGCACCCGGGTTCAGCTGGTGCCGCCCCGCACCGGCTCGTTACGCACCGACCTGCTGAGCATCGGGGCGTCGGTGTGTGCACAGGCACGCGAGCACGGCAGCACGATGAGCGCGATCATGTCCGAGGTGGCACACAGTCCGGAGTTGAGTGCGGCCATGCAGAATCAGTTCGTGCTGCAGCGCAAGAAGCTGATGTCCGACGTCCTGGCCGACGCGGTCGGCCGGGGCGAGATCGACGCCGCGGCGGTGCACAACGAGCTGTGGGATGTGATGCCGGGATATCTGGTGTTCCGGTCCCTGATACCTGGACGTCCGCCGACCGAGGCGACGGTTCGGGCACTCGTGGACGACGTCTTGATGCCCAGCCTGACCCGCTTCTGA
- a CDS encoding DUF1361 domain-containing protein gives MTEARGILLVVSLMATTALTLALGITDPAAPMSYPTKFLVWNLVLAWMPMVFAIAFDLVERRLWLLPLGLGWLAFLPNAPYLVTDLVHLGEGYELWRHVLQYGFAAWTGILLGVASLLLVHQRLDDEFGSFWGWLTVVLSVAACAVGVVIGRFQRWNSWDLVTRPDAVVAATFDWMRSPLSYVQSTGVAIAVAAFFGLAYLTVWAVRGLR, from the coding sequence ATGACCGAAGCCCGCGGCATCCTGCTCGTCGTATCGCTGATGGCGACGACCGCGCTCACCCTGGCCCTTGGGATCACCGACCCGGCCGCACCGATGTCCTACCCGACCAAGTTCCTGGTATGGAACCTGGTGCTGGCGTGGATGCCGATGGTCTTCGCGATCGCGTTCGATCTGGTCGAGCGCCGGCTGTGGCTGCTGCCGCTGGGACTGGGCTGGTTGGCGTTCCTGCCGAACGCCCCGTATCTGGTGACCGATCTGGTTCACCTCGGCGAGGGGTATGAGCTGTGGCGCCACGTACTGCAGTACGGGTTCGCCGCGTGGACCGGGATCCTGCTGGGCGTGGCGTCGCTGCTGCTCGTGCATCAGCGCCTGGACGACGAATTCGGCTCGTTCTGGGGTTGGCTGACCGTCGTGCTGTCCGTTGCGGCGTGCGCCGTCGGCGTGGTCATCGGCCGCTTCCAGCGATGGAACTCCTGGGACCTGGTGACCCGGCCCGATGCGGTGGTCGCGGCGACGTTCGACTGGATGCGCTCACCGCTGTCCTACGTGCAGTCGACGGGTGTGGCGATAGCGGTTGCGGCGTTCTTCGGGTTGGCCTATCTGACCGTCTGGGCTGTGCGCGGATTGCGTTGA
- a CDS encoding acyl-CoA dehydrogenase — MSHYKSNVRDQVFNLFDVFGIDKVLGTGAFADLDQDSAREMLAEIARLAEGPIAESFADGDRNPPVFDPKTHSVALPESFKKSMRALLDGGWDKVGLSEELGGMPVPRALQWALIEHILGANPAAYMYAMGAGMCEIFYNNATEEQKKWAVLGAERGWGATMVLTEPDAGSDVGAGRTKAVKQEDGTWHIDGVKRFITSADSDDLFENIMHLVLARPEGAGPGTKGLSLFFVPKFHFDHETGELGERNGAFVTNVEHKMGLKVSTTCELTFGQHGTPAVGWLVGEVHNGIAQMFDVIEQARMMVGTKAIATLSTGYLNALEYAKERIQGADLTQMMDKTAPRVSITHHPDVRRSLMTQKAYAEGLRALYIYTATFQDVEVAQAVHGIEGELAHKVNDLLLPIVKGVGSERAYEKLTESLQTFGGSGFLQDYPVEQYIRDAKIDSLYEGTTAIQAQDFFFRKIVRDKGQALAFVAGEIEQFIKNETGNGRLKTERELLGTALTDVQGMAATLTGYLMAAQEDAASIYKVGLGSVRFLLSVGDLLLGWLLARQAAVAIEKLDAGASGDDRTYLEGKIAAASFFAKNMLPLLTSTRQVIETLDNEVMELDEAAF; from the coding sequence GTGAGCCACTACAAGAGCAATGTCCGTGACCAGGTCTTTAACCTGTTCGACGTCTTCGGCATCGACAAGGTGCTCGGCACCGGCGCGTTTGCGGATCTCGACCAGGATTCGGCTCGTGAGATGCTCGCGGAGATCGCCCGACTGGCCGAAGGCCCCATCGCCGAGTCATTCGCCGACGGTGATCGCAATCCCCCGGTGTTCGACCCCAAGACTCACAGCGTCGCGCTGCCCGAGTCCTTCAAGAAGTCGATGCGTGCGCTCCTCGACGGCGGCTGGGACAAGGTCGGCCTTTCCGAAGAGCTCGGCGGCATGCCGGTGCCTCGCGCCCTTCAGTGGGCGCTGATCGAGCACATCCTCGGCGCCAACCCCGCGGCCTACATGTACGCGATGGGCGCGGGCATGTGCGAGATCTTCTACAACAACGCCACTGAAGAGCAGAAGAAGTGGGCGGTACTGGGCGCCGAGCGCGGCTGGGGCGCCACCATGGTGCTGACCGAGCCCGACGCGGGCTCCGATGTCGGCGCCGGCCGCACCAAGGCCGTCAAGCAGGAGGACGGCACCTGGCACATCGACGGTGTGAAGCGCTTCATCACCTCTGCCGACTCCGATGATCTGTTCGAGAACATCATGCACCTGGTGCTGGCCCGCCCCGAGGGTGCCGGCCCGGGCACCAAGGGCCTGTCGCTGTTCTTCGTACCGAAGTTCCACTTCGACCATGAGACCGGCGAACTGGGCGAGCGCAATGGTGCCTTCGTCACCAATGTCGAGCACAAGATGGGCCTGAAGGTCTCCACCACCTGTGAGCTGACCTTCGGTCAGCACGGCACCCCCGCCGTCGGCTGGCTCGTGGGCGAGGTCCACAACGGCATCGCGCAGATGTTCGACGTGATCGAGCAGGCCCGAATGATGGTGGGCACCAAGGCCATCGCCACCCTGTCGACCGGCTACCTCAACGCTCTGGAGTACGCCAAGGAGCGCATCCAGGGCGCCGATCTGACCCAGATGATGGACAAGACCGCTCCGCGTGTCTCCATCACCCATCACCCCGACGTCCGTCGCAGCCTGATGACCCAGAAGGCCTACGCCGAGGGGCTGCGCGCGCTGTACATCTACACGGCAACGTTCCAAGATGTCGAGGTCGCCCAGGCCGTGCACGGCATCGAGGGCGAGCTGGCCCACAAGGTCAACGACCTGCTGCTGCCGATCGTCAAGGGTGTCGGCTCCGAGCGCGCCTACGAGAAGCTGACCGAGAGCCTGCAGACCTTCGGTGGTTCCGGCTTCCTGCAGGACTACCCGGTCGAGCAGTACATCCGCGACGCCAAGATCGACTCGCTGTACGAGGGCACGACCGCCATCCAGGCGCAGGACTTCTTCTTCCGCAAGATCGTCCGCGACAAAGGCCAGGCGCTGGCGTTCGTGGCCGGTGAGATCGAGCAGTTCATCAAGAACGAGACCGGCAACGGCCGCCTCAAGACCGAGCGTGAGCTGCTGGGCACCGCACTGACCGACGTGCAGGGCATGGCCGCCACCCTCACCGGGTACCTGATGGCCGCCCAGGAAGACGCCGCCAGCATCTACAAGGTGGGCCTCGGCTCGGTGCGCTTCCTGCTGTCGGTCGGCGACCTGCTGCTCGGCTGGCTGCTGGCCCGCCAGGCCGCGGTGGCCATCGAGAAGCTCGACGCCGGCGCCAGTGGCGACGACCGCACCTACCTCGAGGGCAAGATCGCTGCCGCATCGTTCTTCGCCAAGAACATGCTGCCGCTGCTGACCAGCACCCGTCAGGTCATCGAGACCCTCGACAACGAGGTGATGGAGCTCGACGAGGCTGCGTTCTAA